In Spirosoma pollinicola, the genomic window CGTTCATTTCGGTACTTTAGTCCTCTTAGGTAAGATGTCTGCTCAGGCGTTAGATTACGGCGTCCTAATTGATTGTTAATCATAAAGTCACGAACATCTTGCATATTCAGAAATTCGCGGACCATTACTTTGAAATCAATTGAATGATTTTTACATATCGAATATCTATTATGCCCATCAACTAATACATTGACAGGTGAATCGTTCTCGGTTCCATCGATTGTTCGTTGGCTTGTTTGCCATATTAGAAGCGAATCACGGCAACCCTCCTTGCGAATATTTGTTTCTAACTGCTCGTATTCCCCTTTTTGTAATTCTGGAATAAGGGATTGCAATTCGGGCAAAATTGTAATGCTAGCTTTTATTTCATCCAGCATACCTTGCATTAAATTGGCTGAATTCCTGTGTAGAACAGGGGAGTCCCCAGAAGCCGTTGCAAATCGTTTCATAAAACTGAAGTGAGCTTAGAGAGAATGGTTAGCAACTACCTCGTCGGCTAGAGATTGATAGTCAATAGCTCCCGTTGAGGTTGGTTTGTAATCAAAAATGGTCTTACCGACATATTGTGATTCGGCAACGGCGACGTTTTGTCGAATTTCAGTTTTAAAAAATGGTTGACCTTTCAAATTATCCCGAACCTTGCCCATTAATTCACGATGGAGTACTAATTGGGGATTGACCTGTGCTATCACAATACCTTCCACCTTTAATCTTGGATTAAAGGATTCCTGAATATCAGCAATAAGTTCTAATAGGTTGTACATTCCTTTAACAGCCGAAGCTTCTGGTTCCAGAACAACAAGAGCCCCAGTAGAAGCAACTAGGGCGGAATAAGTAAAAATGTTTAATGATGGGGGGCAATCAATTAGTATATAATCGTATTTAGTCAGCAAAGGAGCTAATGAATTTCGGAAACGTAATACTCCGCTCGGCGTTTTAATGAGTTCAGCTTCAGCCCTAGATAATTCTAAATCACTTGGAACAAGATGATAGGCATCAGATAGACTGAGCACAGGCATAGCAATTCCTGTTGTAAGTGCTTGCATCAATTGTTGATCCGGATTATGAATACCCAGACTCTGGGAGAGGTTTCCTTGGGAATCCATGTCAATTAGAAGAACGGATTGATGGCGGTTCACTAATCCCTTCCCAAGATTGATTGTAGTGGTAGTTTTCCCTACTCCTCCTTTATGGTTAACCACCGAAAGAACTGTTGCTCGGTGATTGCGAAATTCTTCGATACCGTACTGAATTAGAACAGGTTCTAATGCTCGTAAATGGGATTCTGTTAGCTTCCGCTGGCCATTTACTGCCTTTGCTAGGGTACCTGTTGGAAGGTTAGCTTCCTTGGTTAAACCTGAATGAGAGAGCGTTGGCTTCTTTTTCAGAAAAGCGCATACTTCTTCGTGAGTAAGCATAGCAAAAGGTCGGGTTTTGCCTTAAAATTATACCTTATTTGATATAAATCCATTTCTATGGTATAAAATTATACCAATTTCTCTTTTAAAAATTGGAGAAGAGAAGCATTACCCATTATTGATATTTAATAATCTATTGATTACCAACAGTTTACCCTTTAACTTTCAGAGATTGTATGAATCTTTTATGTTAAGCTTTGCTGTTGAATTTTAATAATACTGAGTTTTCATGTATGTTAATAAACTGATTTACAATAAATTAACCTTTAACTTTCAGAAATTATACGATTTTACAATTTCGATTTTACATCTATAGAACTGAAATATAAGAATAACTGACTGATAATAAATAGGTTATGCATTAACTTTCAGAAATTGTATGATTTATTTATAAGCTCAATTTCACATTCAATATAATTATATTATTTTTCTAGTTTATTGATTATCAGACTATTATATTCTAACTTTCAGAAATTGTATGGTTTGGTAATATTCTTTCAAGACTTATAAGTTTTTGAAATTATTACTTCTTTACAACTATTTGATAATCATAGACTTAATTTCTAACAATCAGAAATTGTATGATTTATTTACTGGATAAGCTCGAACTTATTTAATCATAAAATCCTGATATTCAGCATTTTATGATCTAACTTTCAGAAATTGTATGATTCGGCAAAAATCAAAAATTTCTACTAATTGTTTTTTTGCTTTTTTATTCCTTTTTCAACTTGTGTAGTTATCCACATTTTTTTATCTTTAAATACCCACAGTCAAATATTGTGAATCAATATTTTATTAAACTATTTGATTCTTTGAGGGCCTTATAACTTATTAATAATCAATAAATTATGTTACCTTATTTTCAGAAATTGTACGTTAACTTTCAGAAATTGTATTGTTACTTTCAGAAATTGTCAGAATCAACTTTCAGGGATTGTATGTTCATAAGGGTTTAACTTTCAGAAATAATCAGAGAGTTTTCAGAAATTGTATGGTTGATAAGTATTCCAATATTATACATCATGGCAGAAGTTAGTAAACGTATTGAAGGCAGAAGTAAAAGTGATAAGAACGCTAAGGTCGTACACACACTGCTCTATCAGGGAAATAGCATCACTACTGCTCGCTACGAGATGAGTGAGTTACAAAAGAATTTAATGTATACTCTTCAAGCTGCGGTACGGCCTGATGATACAAACGATACAATATATACCTTCAAAGTTCAGGATATAATGCACGATCTGGATCGAGATCCTGACAATGGCTATCGGAATCTACAGGAAGCTACAAAAGGAATGATGCAGGTTGTTTTTGAGATGTATGTGAATGGGCAGCTTGTACAGGTGAATCCCTTTTCAAGTGCTGTATATGATTACGGGAGGGGTACTATCAGCTTTCGCGTTGATCCTAATATGCGTCCTCTACTTACTGGGTTAACGGGTAATTTTACCACATTTGGTAAGGAAATGGCTATGCGTCTAACGGGGAAATATGCAAAGCGGTTATATGAAATGTTTTCTCAGTGGAAGGACATAGGTACATTTAAAATTGCTATACTTGATTTAAAGCACCGTCTAAATTTATTTGATCCTGAATCAGGAAAGGAAGAATATAATATTTCAAATTTCTTTCGATTTGTTATTGACCCCGCAGTTAATGAAATAAATCAACGGAGTGATTTATTAGTACGATTTCGCCAACATAAGACTGGTCGAAAGATTACTGACTTAACATTTACAATTAAGCGGGTTAGGCTGGAACAGGAATTATTTCTTCCAGGAATCGAAAATGACACAACACTGCTAGGGGAGAGGTTAATGTCTCGTTTTGGTCTTAGAGCAGATCAAAGAGACCGCGTCTTAGCTAACTTTGATTTAGGAGCCATTAGGAAAAAGCTTTTAGAAATTGAGAAACGAAATTCAACCAAAGCTATTGAAAACTGGGGAGCTTACACTGCAAAAGTATTTGGAGTATAGAAATTTACACTAACTAATTGAATATCAATTAGTTAGTGCCGAATAGTCAGCGTAATTTGATATTATCATTAGTATGTTTTATAGCCTACTAAAACTTGTAATTAGGCTTTATGTACCGACTAAACCTTGTATTTGCAGTCTAATGATTGTTTTTAATACCATAAAAATTGAATAAATATTATAATTAGTATAATATTTTGCTTAATGAAATAGGATATTATTAATAAAAACGCACTTAACAGTAAAGCTTTGTCGAATAAATTTGCCTCCGATCAAAACTTGTAATTGTACCCTCTAAACCTCCTTTTGTCCGCCAGAAAATTTAGGAAAAAGCTTTACAAGCGGAGAAAAAGTCTATTTGATGCCAGAAATAAGCCGATTTACTCTCAATTTAGTCGCACCTACAAAACCTCCTTTTTATACCCTACAAACCTCTTTTTTAAAGTTAATTTATTGATTTATAATGTTTTATGTTTTTTCAAATTAATGAAAAAAGACTATTTGATAATGGAAATAATTAAATCAGGCGTGTGATTTTCGAAAATTGAAATAACTGTATTGAATAATTAAGATAATTTATTTACTTTTATAGTAAATAAAAGGCTTACAGTTCAAGCTTGTAATAATGCCTAGAAAACCTGCCAAACGCAATGACGAAGCCCCCTTGGATGGCTTGCGCACCGTCCTCAAAACCCAAGCCGTTACGCTGTCTCCAGGTATCAACCAGATTAGCAATCCACCCCCAGCCGATCAACACCTAGAATACTACTTCATCCCCATGCAATTCATGACCCAGTATCAGGCGTACAACCGACCCGGCAAGCCCCTGAAAAACCTCAAACTAATCAATTATGATAAGCCCGCTATTTCGCTCTCCTTCTTTTACAAGCACAAATATTCCATTGAACGTCAAGTAATTTATGGAGACGTGCTACAGCATATCAAGAATTATCGGGATGACTTGCTAAACCGATCCCTGATGGAGCAGCTTAGCGTGGGCCAGCTCAAAGAACTTCGAGAAACGGACGAACTCCTGCGCAGGGTGAGGCAAGAGCCGGATGCCTACCAGGCCTGTTTTTCCAATTATCACCATAAATACTACTACTGGTATTGTACCTACCGTTATTTTGATGATCTGGCCAGTATGAAAACGACCACCAGTAGTGAACACTTACTCAAGCACACCGAGCGAGTTGGCCATCAGGTACATGAGCGGCTCAACATCATCTTCATTGATCCGGAGTACATTAATGAATCGGTGCCCCATGATCACAAATTAATTGACCGGGAATTGAAAAACTACCCGATTCACCTCCGACAAGGCATTACAACCCTGTATCTTCGAGAGCTTTGAGAACAAAGGTCTGCACTGCAAAACGGGGCCAAAATGAAAATAGAGAGTTAGAAAACTCAGTACTCGACGCAGCTAAGCTTAATTTAATAGGTTTACCGCCCGGCGGCCCGGCGGGTTTATTGCCTTTAAATGGGCCAAAATAGGCTGTATTCTGCTTGGTAACCAGCCAGTAAAGAAAACGGTCGTTTTCTTTACTGATCCTCAAAATCAGCATTTTTTGAGATCAGTATTGTAGTAGAGGAAAATTGTCCCTCAACTAACAGCTTCCTAGTTGAGTTCCTGTTGTTTTGTAAATTACCCAACTCCGAGATTAGCTCCCTATGCCCCCTTGCTTTGGGTGAAGGTAATTACATCTGGTCTCCCTCTAAAATTAGTTGCATTCAATACATTTGTGGGATTTGCCATGTAGAGCATACGTTGACCTTTTTTACAATTTCAGGTTTACGCACGTTATGTTTGAGTACCACGATTTTTTCACTACCCCGCCACTCGACCAGACCATCCGCAAGTTTTGGCTGTTGGACAATCACGCCAATTCCCAACCCGTACTCAATCAACATGTACTCCCCAATGGCTGCTTTAATGTGGCCTGCGTAAAGGGGGAAGGGGCGGTAATTCGAACCCGGAATGGGGAACTGACTATGCTGCCCGCTTACTATTTCTGCGGACAAGCTACCCAAAGTGTCGATGTGCTGATTCGGCCTTTTACGCAGCTACTCATGCTTCAACTTCATCCTTGGTCCCTATCGGCTTTAACCAATCAATCAGTAAAGGATATCACTGACACCGTATTACCACTGACTGACATTTTACCTCAGCTTGCTTCTTTATTCGACCAAGTTCGAACCCAAAAGGACCAAAGCAATCATTGGCCTAATGCAATGATGTCGGTAGTGGAATCGGGTTGGCTCTCTCTGTTGACCACCACGCCTCATCCACTGCTTCAGCAAGCTTGTCAACGACTCATGCAACAAAAAGGCAGTAACAGCGTCCAAGAACTGGCTCAAACTATGAACTGCTCGACGCGTTTGTTGGAGAAACTGTTTAAACACTATATTGGCCTTTCACCTAAACGCTTCTCAACGATTCTACGGGTACGAGCGGTCGTTGATGCCATCCGAAGCAAACCAGCAGACCAGTCGCTAGCCCAGGTAGCGGCTGATCACGGTTTCTACGACGAAGCTCATTTTAGTCATACCGTCAAAGAATTGATCCATCATTCGCCTGGCAGATTTGATCCCACTCACTATTTGTTACCGCTCACCAGCTCCGGCTACTAAACCGTTCGCATTTTTACAATTTCTGAACTTGAGCCCTGAGTAGCTTTGTAGCAGCATTCCTTTCTAGTATTCATTTCATGAATCGGTTTTTTCTTTGTTTGTGGCTGATTAGCCCTTACCTATTTGCTAGCGCCCAAACCAAACCAACGGATAAAGCAAAAGTGAACTACGCCTATTCCCTTTATCTACCCAAAGACTATTCCTCTACCAAGCGCAGTTATCCACTGGTCATTTACTTACACGGTGGTTCGCAACGAGGTAACGACTTAACGAAACTCAATGAGTATGGACCACCCCAACTCGTCCATCAAGGCCAGCAGTTTCCCTTCATCATCGCTTCGCCCCAATGCCCGGACGGTAAGTACTGGTCTTCCGATAATTGGTTTGACCCTTTATATACCGAACTACTAACTAGATACCGAATTGATCCTAAGCGGGTTTACCTAACGGGTATCAGTATGGGGGGGTACGGCACCTGGCAGACAGCGGTGGCTTATCCTGACAAGTTTGCCGCCATCGTGCCGCTTTGCGGTGGGTGCGATGATTCCACCCAGATCTGCCGCATTAAGCACTTGCCGGTGTGGACGTTTCATGGTACGGCCGATGATAAGGTTTCCTTCGGCCTCACGGATCGGTTAGTCAAACGCCTGCGGGCGTGCTTAGGGTCGGACCAGGTCAGATTTACCAAGTTGGCTAAGGAGGGACATGAGATTCAGTACCTCTATCAAGAAAAGAAGCTCTATCGATGGCTGTCAAAACAGCACCGATAAGATTTAGGGAATGTATATCAACCTGTTGTTACGGCTTTCTCGTCAATGAGGGTCGTTAATCAAACGTAGTATGAACCGCTTTACTGTCTTTCTGCTGTTGTGTATTGGCTTGATGCGCCTGGGCTACGCCCAAACCACTATGCCAAAGTTTGCCGCTACGGATGTAAAGGCCGATTTGAGGTATTTGTATGAAACCTTAGCGGCTTCGCATTATAATCTGTATGCGAAAACACCGAAGCGAGTCTATGACAAAGCCTACCAGGAACTGTACAATTCCATACAAGATTCATTGACGCCTTTACAAATCAATCGGTTATTTCAACCCTTTGTGGCTAAGGCTCAGCTAGGGCACTGCGTAACGGGTTACCCGTTTAAAAGTTATAACGCTTTTCTGGCGAATGGAGGCCGGGTATTTCCCTTTGATGTGCGGGTTAATAAACGGCACATGTATGTGGTCAGTAATCATACGACCGATACGACCATTCATGACGGTGATGAAATTTTAGCCCTATACGGGGTCACTATGAGTCAGTGGCTGACTCGGATCTATCGCTACTTATCCGGGGAGAACGAGTATTATAAGAACACCCTGATCGACTTGGTTGGCTTTCCCCGGCTGTTCTGGATGGTTTACGATCAGACGGGACAATTCTCCATCAAGATTAAGCGAACCGATGGGCGAGTGGTGTTTGTTAATACGCCCGGAATTCTAGCTTCTTCATATCGGGAGATTCGCAATCGTCAACCCGCTTTGTTCACCACGAGCCGCCAACTCAACTTTATTCAGACCATAGCGTACCTACGTCCTGGTCAGTTTCTCAATAGCGAATCAAGCGGAAATACATCTCGCCAAGAGACGTTTCAAAAGGGGGAGTTTATTCAGTTCATTGATTCAGCCTTTGTCCAAATGCATCGTCGAAAAATAAACCAGTTACTGATCGATCTACGGGGCAATCCGGGCGGCGACAACACCTTCAGCGATTATATGGTAGCTTATTTCGCGACTCGTCCCTTCTCGTTTTATTCCACGTTTCGAGTCAAAACCAGTGCGGTGACGAAGTCGTTTTGGCGAAACGTCACGGACTCTTCCCTAGCCACTTTAAAACGAGATATCCTCTCAAAAAAAGATGGCGAACAGTTTGCTGTTAACCAATCCCTTTACCCCAATCGAGAGG contains:
- a CDS encoding ParA family protein, translated to MLTHEEVCAFLKKKPTLSHSGLTKEANLPTGTLAKAVNGQRKLTESHLRALEPVLIQYGIEEFRNHRATVLSVVNHKGGVGKTTTTINLGKGLVNRHQSVLLIDMDSQGNLSQSLGIHNPDQQLMQALTTGIAMPVLSLSDAYHLVPSDLELSRAEAELIKTPSGVLRFRNSLAPLLTKYDYILIDCPPSLNIFTYSALVASTGALVVLEPEASAVKGMYNLLELIADIQESFNPRLKVEGIVIAQVNPQLVLHRELMGKVRDNLKGQPFFKTEIRQNVAVAESQYVGKTIFDYKPTSTGAIDYQSLADEVVANHSL
- a CDS encoding replication initiation protein gives rise to the protein MAEVSKRIEGRSKSDKNAKVVHTLLYQGNSITTARYEMSELQKNLMYTLQAAVRPDDTNDTIYTFKVQDIMHDLDRDPDNGYRNLQEATKGMMQVVFEMYVNGQLVQVNPFSSAVYDYGRGTISFRVDPNMRPLLTGLTGNFTTFGKEMAMRLTGKYAKRLYEMFSQWKDIGTFKIAILDLKHRLNLFDPESGKEEYNISNFFRFVIDPAVNEINQRSDLLVRFRQHKTGRKITDLTFTIKRVRLEQELFLPGIENDTTLLGERLMSRFGLRADQRDRVLANFDLGAIRKKLLEIEKRNSTKAIENWGAYTAKVFGV
- a CDS encoding helix-turn-helix domain-containing protein gives rise to the protein MFEYHDFFTTPPLDQTIRKFWLLDNHANSQPVLNQHVLPNGCFNVACVKGEGAVIRTRNGELTMLPAYYFCGQATQSVDVLIRPFTQLLMLQLHPWSLSALTNQSVKDITDTVLPLTDILPQLASLFDQVRTQKDQSNHWPNAMMSVVESGWLSLLTTTPHPLLQQACQRLMQQKGSNSVQELAQTMNCSTRLLEKLFKHYIGLSPKRFSTILRVRAVVDAIRSKPADQSLAQVAADHGFYDEAHFSHTVKELIHHSPGRFDPTHYLLPLTSSGY
- a CDS encoding carboxylesterase family protein; translated protein: MNRFFLCLWLISPYLFASAQTKPTDKAKVNYAYSLYLPKDYSSTKRSYPLVIYLHGGSQRGNDLTKLNEYGPPQLVHQGQQFPFIIASPQCPDGKYWSSDNWFDPLYTELLTRYRIDPKRVYLTGISMGGYGTWQTAVAYPDKFAAIVPLCGGCDDSTQICRIKHLPVWTFHGTADDKVSFGLTDRLVKRLRACLGSDQVRFTKLAKEGHEIQYLYQEKKLYRWLSKQHR
- a CDS encoding S41 family peptidase codes for the protein MNRFTVFLLLCIGLMRLGYAQTTMPKFAATDVKADLRYLYETLAASHYNLYAKTPKRVYDKAYQELYNSIQDSLTPLQINRLFQPFVAKAQLGHCVTGYPFKSYNAFLANGGRVFPFDVRVNKRHMYVVSNHTTDTTIHDGDEILALYGVTMSQWLTRIYRYLSGENEYYKNTLIDLVGFPRLFWMVYDQTGQFSIKIKRTDGRVVFVNTPGILASSYREIRNRQPALFTTSRQLNFIQTIAYLRPGQFLNSESSGNTSRQETFQKGEFIQFIDSAFVQMHRRKINQLLIDLRGNPGGDNTFSDYMVAYFATRPFSFYSTFRVKTSAVTKSFWRNVTDSSLATLKRDILSKKDGEQFAVNQSLYPNREDSLRFTGNVYVLIDRYTYSNAATTAAQIQDYRFGTLLGEPTAESPTLYASVHEFELPKTKTEVTYPKAFMIRPSGNQLLRGVTPDIIVPEKVLMSSDDVLTFALDYIHQTNE